A genomic region of Cannabis sativa cultivar Pink pepper isolate KNU-18-1 chromosome 1, ASM2916894v1, whole genome shotgun sequence contains the following coding sequences:
- the LOC115706815 gene encoding uncharacterized protein LOC115706815: MVRIPIMFPRVAAAFDEQVSRVRICESSGSEHSPAESFTDLSNLVNSFIEKEAWSGDHGCEFDQEIINQHEGSDVDSWSDELERKDMLKNLLFGVNDDEDCDLKQRIYAEAEIVYEMASDNGDFQGFKRRLMTHLREKGFDAGLCKSKWDKSKRFPAGDYEYVDVNEERSGSRYIVEAFLVGEFEIARASDQYTSLLEVFPLIFVGKVDELKQIVRLMSNAIRESMKAKGMPIPPWRKHGYMKTKWFGSYKRTTNAIPSSKPKNPKESFDAMISVGFQTKTIVPYFCRANDHFSTKVGLRVGNLTAALFDG; the protein is encoded by the exons ATGGTGAGAATTCCAATAATGTTTCCGAGAGTAGCAGCGGCTTTCGACGAGCAAGTTTCTCGTGTACGGATTTGCGAGAGCAGCGGGAGCGAACACTCTCCGGCGGAAAGTTTCACTGATTTGTCGAATCTTGTTAATTCTTTCATTGAAAAAGAAGCGTGGAGTGGAGATCATGGCTGTGAGTTTGATCAGGAAATAATTAATCAACATGAAGGTTCTGATGTTGATTCTTGGTCTGATGAGTTGGAGAGGAAAGATATGCTTAAGAATTTGTTATTTGGTGTAAACGATGATGAGGATTGTGATTTGAAGCAAAGGATTTATGCTGAAGCTGAAATTGTTTATGAAATGGCTTCTGATAATGGTGATTTTCAAGGATTCAAACGCCGCTTGATGACTCATTTGCGTGAAAAGGGCTTCGATGCTG GACTTTGCAAGTCAAAATGGGATAAATCAAAGAGGTTTCCAGCAGGGGATTATGAATACGTTGATGTGAATGAAGAAAGAAGTGGAAGTCGCTACATTGTAGAAGCATTCTTAGTAGGAGAGTTTGAAATAGCAAGAGCAAGTGATCAATACACTTCATTACTTGAGGTTTTCCCACTCATATTTGTTGGGAAAGTAGATGAACTTAAACAGATTGTGAGACTAATGAGCAATGCAATTAGAGAGTCCATGAAAGCCAAGGGTATGCCAATACCCCCTTGGAGGAAACATGGGTATATGAAGACAAAGTGGTTTGGTTCCTACAAAAGGACCACTAATGCAATTCCATCAAGTAAACCCAAAAATCCAAAGGAATCTTTTGATGCCATGATATCTGTGGGGTTTCAAACCAAGACAATAGTCCCATATTTTTGCAGGGCTAATGATCACTTTTCAACTAAGGTTGGGTTGAGAGTAGGAAATTTGACTGCTGCATTATTCGATGGTTGA
- the LOC115707550 gene encoding phosphoribosylglycinamide formyltransferase, chloroplastic: MGATSMMLSGFCSNTTIPSLHSAKIPFSATVSPPTISSTCSFPQSHKWVIFRVGSCSRTIRACRNSVVEAGGGSSGEDLRSGTRRKKLAVFVSGGGSNFRSIYEASVQGSILGDIVVLVTNKRGCGGAEFAREKGIPIVLFPKTKDEFEGISPADLVASLRGFEVDFVLLAGYLKLLPAELIRAYPKSILNIHPSLLPAFGGKGYYGMKVHKAVVASGARFSGPTIHFVDEHYDTGRILAQTVVPVLPNDTPEEVATRVLQEEHRLYVEVVEAMCEDRIVWRQDGVPLIQSKENPNEYR; encoded by the exons atggGAGCTACTAGTATGATGCTATCTGGGTTTTGCTCCAATACGACAATCCCATCCCTTCACAGTGCCAAAATCCCATTCTCTGCAACCGTGTCTCCTCCTACTATTTCTTCCACATGTTCTTTTCCTCAATCGCACAAGTGGGTCATTTTCAGAGTAGGCTCTTGTAGCCGGACGATAAGAGCTTGTCGTAATAGTGTAGTGGAAGCAGGGGGTGGTTCTTCCGGTGAAGATTTGAGGAGTGGTACCAGAAGAAAAAAGCTCGCTGTTTTTGTATCTGGCGGAGGATCCAATTTCCGTTCCATTTATGAGGCATCTGTTCAGGGATCGATTCTCGGCGACATTGTTGTTCTGGTCACCAACAAGAGAG GATGTGGAGGTGCTGAATTTGCAAGAGAGAAGGGTATCCCTATTGTCTTATTCCCCAAAACGAAAGATGAGTTTGAGGGGATATCTCCGGCTGATCTTGTAGCTTCCCTTAG GGGATTTGAGGTTGACTTTGTCCTCCTAGCAGGATATTTGAAACTCTTACCAGCAGAGTTGATACGGGCTTATCCCAAATCCATTCTTAATATCCATCCATCTCTTCTTCCGGCCTTTGGAGGCAAAGGTTATTATGGCATGAAGGTGCACAAAGCAGTTGTTGCTTCTGGGGCAAG ATTCTCAGGTCCTACAATACACTTCGTCGATGAGCACTATGACACAGGACGTATTCTTGCTCAAACTGTTGTTCCTGTGCTTCCTAATGATACTCCTGAGGAGGTGGCGACTAGGGTTCTTCAGGAG gAGCATCGCCTATATGTGGAGGTGGTTGAAGCAATGTGTGAAGACCGAATAGTTTGGCGGCAAGATGGTGTCCCTCTCATACAGAGCAAAGAGAATCCAAATGAATACAGATAA